A window of the Fusarium poae strain DAOMC 252244 chromosome 3, whole genome shotgun sequence genome harbors these coding sequences:
- the GCH1_2 gene encoding GTP cyclohydrolase 1, with translation MAPSEDGVIPSHKRSQDAASISGSSSSSDDSARRRKRRERKERKRKNGETAVAAINGAKPNAFSQRRNSLAKASRDPRDEPIPKKRRASVVPEEGSAVVKASRSPSPVIDFDGLSRPSRGTRERREETEEQQVERLDRMRGAVRTLLECVGEDPDREGLLDTPSRYAKALLFLTKGYQVNVEDIVNNALFREGHSEMVIVKDIEVFSLCEHHLVPFTGKMHIGYIPNETVIGLSKLPRIAEMFARRLQIQERLTKEVAHAIMEILKPQGVAVVMESSHLCMVMRGVEKTTTSTITSCVLGCFERKSKTRNEFLNLIGINKR, from the exons ATGGCCCCCTCCGAAGACGGCGTCATCCCCTCTCACAAGCGATCCCAAGACGCAGCAAGCATTTCTGGCTCGTCTTCCAGCAGCGACGACTCAGCCCGTCGCAGAAAGCGTCGCGAGCGCAAGGAGCGCAAGAGGAAGAATGGCGAGACAGCTGTTGCTGCGATCAACGGCGCAAAGCCCAATGCTTTCTCGCAGCGTCGCAACAGCTTGGCTAAAGCTTCCCGAGACCCCCGCGATGAACCCATCCCCAAGAAGCGTCGCGCTTCTGTTGTTCCCGAGGAGGGAAGCGCTGTTGTCAAGGCCAGCAGATCGCCCAGTCCTGTGATTGACTTTGACGGTCTCAGCAGACCCA GCCGTGGAACACGAGAGCGTCGGGAAGAGACGGAAGAGCAGCAGGTCGAGCGACTGGATCGCATGCGAGGTGCTGTGCGCACTCTTCTAGAATGTGTCGGCGAGGATCCCGATCGAGAGGGTCTTCTCGATACACCTTCGCGCTACGCCAAGGCCCTTCTGTTCCTGACCAAAGGATACCAGGTCAacgttgaagacattgtcaaCAACGCGCTGTTCAGAGAAGGACACAGCGAGATGGTCATTGTCAAGGACATTGAAGTCTTT TCTCTCTGCGAACACCATCTCGTACCATTCACCGGCAAG ATGCACATCGGTTACATCCCCAACGAGACCGTCATCGGCCTTTCCAAGCTCCCCCGAATCGCCGAGATGTTTGCCCGCCGTCTTCAGATCCAGGAGCGTCTGACCAAGGAAGTCGCCCACGCTATCATGGAAATCCTCAAGCCCCAGGGTGTCGCCGTGGTCATGGAGTCGAGCCACCTGTGCATGGTGATGCGCGGCGTCGAAAAGACCACCACCAGCACCATTACCAGCTGCGTTCTCGGCTGTTTCGAGCGCAAGTCCAAGACGCGCAACGAGTTCCTCAACCTCATCGGCATTAACAAGAGATAA